From a region of the Octopus sinensis linkage group LG18, ASM634580v1, whole genome shotgun sequence genome:
- the LOC115221306 gene encoding uncharacterized protein LOC115221306, producing the protein MGSIFHGFLRLVEFTFLVYMLMWSFDPVQGTEFCSTHIRAQTFACNNGSVMFIEKLNALMDSDWKCLQDLKFYCNRYRKCNMPHSCQNASIDARILYGCIPDVKNEKEHVCSDKTNSRDLEDQIFLVTPHNMETITRCNWRLKTLTNGMLILYVLNASDASLLAMHHRNHHEQKPLYRALVINVTANEAIDLTIDPKSPTWLVAKLIHQTVKDVSLQDFISCPVSDKPKKGRSLAEICLATLAGYKIAVIVLCCAVLILVAILSIIIHCYCKKIKSTQRSRDTSGNRPTSTVIPYQTTLINGSKKNKLNQLNHNLSSPNHLRKDKHLYDHLSRYDSSYAVRFDPNTSKNNWKRSYDDSDSDSTYATVGENS; encoded by the exons GAACTGAATTTTGCTCCACCCACATCAGGGCCCAGACATTTGCCTGCAATAATGGGAGTGTGATGTTCATTGAAAAGTTAAATGCCTTGATGGACAGTGATTGGAAATGTCTTCAAGATCTCAAGTTTTATTGCAACAGATACCGAAAGTGCAACATGCCACATTCTTGTCAGAATGCATCAATAGATGCCAGAATACTTTATGGCTGCATCCCag AtgttaagaatgaaaaagaacatGTGTGTTCAGACAAGACAAATTCCAGAGATTTAGAAGACCAAATCTTCCTTGTTACACCACATAATATGGAAACTATTACAAGATGTAATTGGAGGCTGAAGACTCTCACCAATGGAATGTTGATACTTTACGTCCTCAATGCCTCTGACGCCAGCCTCTTGGCAAtgcatcatcgtaatcatcatgaACAGAAACCGTTATATCGAGCTTTAGTTATCAATGTCACAGCAAATGAAGCAATAGACCTAACTATTGATCCTAAGTCACCGACTTGGTTGGTAGCAAAAT TGATTCATCAGACTGTGAAGGATGTCAGCCTCCAAGATTTTATTTCCTGTCCAGTTTCTGACAAACCTAAAAAAGGCAGAAGCCTTGCAGAAATTTGCCTCGCAACTTTAGCAG gCTATAAAATCGCTGTAATTGTGTTATGTTGTGCTGTCCTCATCTTGGTGGCCATCTTGTCAATAATAATCCATTG TTACTGTAAGAAAATCAAGTCTACACAAAGATCTCGAGACACGTCAGGGAATCGGCCGACATCAACTGTGATTCCATATCAGACGACCCTGATCAATGGCTCCAAGAAGAACAA gttaaatcaattaaacCACAACCTGTCATCACCCAATCATTTGAGAAAAGACAAACACCTGTACGACCACTTAAGCCGTTATGACTCATCCTATGCTGTGCGATTTGACCCCAACACGTCCAAGAATAACTGGAAAAGATCTTATGATGATTCCGACTCAGATTCTACCTATGCTACTGTTGGCGAGAACTCGTAG